ATTACCTATTACAAGAACCTGGGGTTTCCATTTGATAGCTGACTCAAGCGGTGTCTCGCTGTATCCGTAAAGCTTTGCAGCAGGCGTCAGCTTGCCTGACACCATTTCAATTATTTCATTTTTAAGAGCTGTAAGATAATTGTCACGATACATGGCCGCCTCATTCATATGGTTCAATTATGATTGCATTTTAGGCCACCTCTAAAAATTGCCTTTTTGCCAAAGCTTAATCAGGCAGCGTCAGCGTCGTACTCTAATCCTCATTTATACAGTATAAACTCCGGTTCTTAGTGCGACACTGCTGATTCCCTTGCGCTATCAAATCAATAACTCTAATCTTTAGAGGCACCCTTTAAACTGTTTTAAAAGGAATAATAGACCTCGACTACCACATACGCAGAATGTTTTCAAACCCATAAAAAACAAACGCTAAAAGCAAATCAATAAAGCCAGGTTCTGAGCATACCAAGTAATCTGTCCTCATCCACAGGCTTCACGAGATAATCATTGGCCCCGGCCTTTAGACAGTTGTCCCTTCCCTTCAGGTCACCGCGTTCACCTGTCATTGCAATCAAAGGCACACCCTTGAACTCCGGTGAATTCTGGAAATGCTCGACAAACTTCATGCAATCTGAAAGCATGAGCCCTATATCCATGAGAACAAGATCAAAATGCTCGTTTTTTCTGACTATGGCGTCCAGCTTGGCTGCATCCCTTGCGATAAAAGGCACAAGGCCGCTGTTTTCGAGGATACTGGAAATAATGAACACATGACGCATGTCATCGTCCACGATAAGAACACGTTTATCCTTAAGAATCTGCCTGCTATCGTGAATGGAATAAAGAAGATTACGCCGCTCAGGCTTTATGTCAGTGTCCCTGCAATGCAAAAACAGGGTCGCGTCATCAAGAAGCCTTGGGAGAGACTTGGCTCCTTTGACAATAATTTTTTCAGCATAGTCATCTATTGTTATCTTTTCATCACTTACCAGTTCACGGCCAGTATAAATAATGATTGGAATATGTGATATCCTCTCACTCGATCTGATTTTATTTAGAAGATCTATCCCTGACATATCAGGCAGACCAAGGTCGAGTATCATACAGTCGTAATCGTCGTGATCCAGAAGAAATGCCGCCTCTGCCGCTGTTTCGGCAAGAGTTATATCAATTTTCGGACTGTCAATGATCTTTGAAATAAGACTTTTCTGAACAGGATCATCTTCTATGACAAGCAGTTTTCTCTGGCGGTTATAATCAGAATATTTTTCAACTTTTTCAAAAAAGGATTTAATGTCAATATCTTCAATCCGTCCCTCAATTACAAATCTGGCGCCAAGCTTTATAGCATAGACCCTGTCTTCGGCTTTTGCCACAACAAAAATAGGTATATGCCTTAGAGAAACATTTTCCTTTATCCTGGCAAGAATCCCCCAGGCATCTTTCTTGTTCACAGTGTCAAGCACCACAGCAACCCGTGGGTATGCCTCAAGCGATGATATAATCTTGCTGTTATCAAAAAAACGGGCCACCGAGTAATTATAGGTTCGGCTGTTTTTTTCAAGAAAGCTTACAAGATCTGGATCATCGGAAATTACTGCTATGGTATTTTCAAAAACAACTATTTCTTCAGCCTCCTCAATTTCCACAAAGCTGCCTAACGCTTCGTCCGGCACGACCAAAGTCTCATGCACCGATATTTCCATGGTATCACATCCATCCATGGTCTCAGGGAGAACAAGAATAAACTCGCTTCCTTTTCCAGGAAGACTCTCAAGCCTTATCTCTCCTCCAAGAAGCACGGCAATTTTTTTCGAGATCGAAAGTCCAAGTCCGGTTCCTCCATATTTTCTAGATATTGAACCATCGGCCTGAATAAAAGCATCGAATATTGCATCCTGCTTATCAGGAGGTATACCGATCCCT
Above is a genomic segment from Desulforegula conservatrix Mb1Pa containing:
- a CDS encoding response regulator, producing the protein MNILILSNKTGFGTTLHEYCSNLDFIVNHFQFSDPDDAEIAVESLRPDFIIAEDEMPKGSGIEFCRKIKEIFEIPFVIVSDSPSYEKAVEAMKAGSDDYLPKKKSINEKIFDILKLSDEKKKSHIIPLYGPRKIKSGEIYARVFEFISDACFIVDDETGFIMEANRSAMSMYAYSRREFSAMVISSLFADPDVYWQISADDVSGIYEFEHKKKNGAEFPVEVSFSKVQLEGKIFALITVRDISLRRRAEDLLRRQHEALLKTNRYLEAQASELESQKRSMELKNKELEEIQKQLRDKARDLEAASTYKSEFLANMSHELRTPLNSILVLSKLIAENREKNLNPRQIDFIETVINASNDLSKLINDVLDMSKVEAGKMDVCPSLIDIRTFVDYFSRQCRHLAEEKNLDLTVFVGEDVPAAIITDQHRLEQILKNFFSNSCKFTEKGGIHIKVAISGHTVNGKKFLSFSVRDTGIGIPPDKQDAIFDAFIQADGSISRKYGGTGLGLSISKKIAVLLGGEIRLESLPGKGSEFILVLPETMDGCDTMEISVHETLVVPDEALGSFVEIEEAEEIVVFENTIAVISDDPDLVSFLEKNSRTYNYSVARFFDNSKIISSLEAYPRVAVVLDTVNKKDAWGILARIKENVSLRHIPIFVVAKAEDRVYAIKLGARFVIEGRIEDIDIKSFFEKVEKYSDYNRQRKLLVIEDDPVQKSLISKIIDSPKIDITLAETAAEAAFLLDHDDYDCMILDLGLPDMSGIDLLNKIRSSERISHIPIIIYTGRELVSDEKITIDDYAEKIIVKGAKSLPRLLDDATLFLHCRDTDIKPERRNLLYSIHDSRQILKDKRVLIVDDDMRHVFIISSILENSGLVPFIARDAAKLDAIVRKNEHFDLVLMDIGLMLSDCMKFVEHFQNSPEFKGVPLIAMTGERGDLKGRDNCLKAGANDYLVKPVDEDRLLGMLRTWLY